One genomic region from Pseudochaenichthys georgianus chromosome 15, fPseGeo1.2, whole genome shotgun sequence encodes:
- the LOC117460099 gene encoding filensin produces MYKTSYLHEVHKEKYERSDVFDEEPMDSESSAGISAIQGWESLQELNNRFARYINRARVLEQRNAVFRKQLETLQRMEEASGLEEAFTEQTDVNRQRIRELSSDRAKLQRDLKEACRMLDEFTTKYRNECDYQEQLRGTLEQLNKEADSALLRNLEYQIQTQFLQDDINSTRDRHRKNIAEIQTYVNILHQINQTLPLAPNVSLGISEDQEKLLAQRKVPALQSQLEEYKSALCQLQEQKQCLQTETTVLEQSIKGTQEGYDNEIQMYNDQIDSLRKEIEEAEQSLEKFTNECRHLAMYQTSLENELERYKRIIENEDNRLNSAIIGTPITLFTSNYRYTHTPTASSRGRDITQAIQDITSIKPRQKIMAKKVLKKKELNPKDVMDSGQEERDGGSAGETPDEETKGPSMEVKEERVKRPVLTGVSPQDVPDGAQISKAFDTLCNIVRDRMKKYKKHEPIADFYTKGRYVLVTGDGSYPDPCFCTSTPSGGHIFVTIRDGTMPPYEPITPFPSPSPPIPSPQPIVDPKPPPPNPPPPNPPPPNPPAPNPPFKGGGGKGKDNGGKGKHKNAEPHPNPKDPSPIPSPFGPKAPTPADDPHKNSQDDNGPTPKPAPRGASNSSSTYSPEAMSYEKLEVVESVEKFSNGRKVQGYEETSMVVETMIEKSSKKKY; encoded by the exons ATGTACAAGACCAGCTACCTGCACGAGGTGCACAAGGAGAAGTATGAGCGCTCAGATGTTTTCGATGAGGAACCTATGGACTCTGAATCCTCTGCGGGCATCTCAGCCATCCAGGGCTGGGAGAGCCTCCAGGAGCTCAACAACCGCTTCGCCCGGTACATCAACAGGGCCCGGGTCCTGGAGCAGCGCAACGCCGTGTTCCGCAAGCAGCTGGAGACGCTGCAGCGGATGGAAGAGGCCAGCGGACTGGAGGAAGCCTTCACAGAGCAGACTGATGTCAACAGGCAGCGCATCAGGGAGCTGTCCTCCGACCGGGCAAAGCTGCAGAGAGATCTGAAAGAAGCCTGCCGCATGCTGGATGAATTCACCACCAA ATACAGAAATGAATGTGATTATCAAGAGCAGCTCCGGGGCACACTGGAACAATTAAACAAG GAGGCTGACAGTGCTCTGCTGAGAAACCTGGAGTACCAGATCCAAACCCAGTTTCTGCAGGACGACATCAACTCCACCAGAGACAGGCACAGGAAG AACATTGCAGAGATTCAGACCTATGTAAACATTTTACATCAGATCAACCAGACACTTCCCCTTGCTCCCAATGTGTCACTGGGCATCTCTGAG GACCAGGAGAAGCTGCTGGCCCAgaggaaagtccctgctctgcAGAGTCAGCTGGAGGAATATAAGAGCGCCCTCTGCCAGCTGCAGGAACAGAAACAATGCCTACAGACCGAG acTACAGTGTTGGAGCAAAGCATCAAAGGTACACAGGAGGGTTATGACAATGAGATCCAGATGTACAACGATCAAATTGATTCTCTGCGCAAGGAGATCGAGGAAGCTGAGCAGTCCCTTGAGAAGTTCACCAATGAATGTCGCCACCTGGCCATGTACCAGACCTCCCTTGAGAATGAGCTAGAGAGATACAAGAGGATCATCGAGAACGAAGATAACAG GTTGAACTCAGCAATAATTGGCACCCCCATTACCCTGTTCACCTCTAATTACCGCTACACTCACACACCCACTGCATCAAGCAGGGGCAGAG ATATCACCCAGGCTATCCAAGATATCACCAGTATCAAGCCCCGCCAGAAGATCATGGCCAAGAAGGTCCTGAAGAAGAAAGAGCTGAACCCGAAAGATGTGATGGACAGTGGCCAGGAGGAAAGAGATGGTGGTTCCGCTGGAGAGACACCGGATGAGGAGACAAAGGGGCCATCCATGGAAGTGAAGGAGGAGAGGGTGAAGAGACCTGTTCTCACCGGAGTGTCTCCACAGGATGTCCCAGACGGAGCTCAGATCAGCAAGGCCTTTGATACTCTTTGTAACATCGTGAGAGACAGAATGAAGAAGTACAAGAAGCATGAGCCAATCGCTGACTTCTACACCAAGGGGCGTTACGTTCTTGTCACCGGCGACGGCAGCTACCCGGATCCATGCTTCTGCACCTCAACACCATCAGGCGGACACATCTTCGTCACTATCAGAGATGGTACGATGCCCCCTTATGAGCCCATCACACCCTTTCCTTCACCCTCACCTCCAATTCCATCTCCTCAGCCCATAGTCGACCCCAAGCCTCCACCTCCCAACCCTCCACCTCCGAATCCTCCACCTCCCAACCCTCCAGCTCCCAACCCTCCCTTCAAAGGAGGAGGGGGAAAAGGTAAGGACAACGGAGgcaaaggtaagcataagaacgCAGAGCCTCATCCGAACCCTAAAGATCCGAGCCCCATCCCTTCACCCTTTGGCCCCAAAGCTCCAACCCCAGCTGACGATCCTCACAAGAATAGCCAAGATGACAATGGGCCCACCCCAAAGCCTGCGCCTCGTGGGGCCAGCAACAGCTCCAGCACCTATTCCCCAGAAGCCATGAGCTACGAGAAGTTGGAGGTGGTGGAATCTGTGGAGAAGTTCTCCAATGGCCGCAAGGTTCAAGGTTACGAGGAGACTTCCATGGTGGTGGAGACCATGATCGaaaaatccagcaagaagaagtACTGA